One Archangium violaceum genomic window, GTTCGGCTACAACGCCCGCACCGACGTGTTCGAGGACCTGGAGAAGGCCGGCGTCATCGACCCGACGAAGGTGGAGCGCACCGCGCTGCAGAACGCGGCCTCCGTCGCCTCGCTGCTGCTGACCACCGAGGCGATGGTCGCCGAGCGCCCGAAGAAGAAGGCCAAGGCCGGTGCGGCTGGCGGCGCCCCGGACTACGGCGGCGACGACCTGGAGTACTGAGACTCCGCCCCGTAGAGGGCTGACGTCGCACGGCGGCCCCGGGTGTCTCCCTCAGCGGAAGGTGCTCGGGGCCGTGGTGTTTCAGGGTGAGGGGGCCTGCTCCAGGATGCGGGACAGTTCGTGGCTGAGCTCGCGGGCTTCCATTTCTCGCGGCAGACAGCCGGACGCGCCGGCGCGCAGGGCCTCCAGCATCGTCTCCTGGGAGAGGTATTCGGCGAGCACCACGAAGGGCGCTCCCTGGCCCAGCTTCCGCGCCAGCTCCAACGCCTGGCGTCCGTAGGCGGGGCTGAAGTCCCAGCTCACCACCACGGCCGCGGGTGGTTCCGCGGCGGGCTCTCCGGGTGCGGTGGTCAGCACCCGTGCTTCCAGCCCCAATCGGGAGAGGGCCTCGGTGAGCTGCCTCGCGGAGGCGGGGCTGTCATCGAGCACGTCCACGCGGCGGCTGCCGGGGCGCAGGCCTCTCCGGGTGGGGGTGGCTCCGGCGAGGGCCTCGCGCAGCTTCGCGCGCACCTCGCGGATGTCGTCGAAGGGTTTGAGCAGGTAGTCGAGCAGCCCCAGCTCCAGCGCCTGCTGCGCCGTCACCAGCGAGGGGTAGCCCGTCATCAGGATGACGCGTGAGCCAGGGTCGAGCTGGCGGGCCCGCTGCGCCAGCTCCAGGCCCGAGAGGCCCGGCAGGTTCTTGTCCGTGACGAGCAGGTCCACCGGCCCTCGCTTCAGGTGCGCGAGCGCCTCCTCGGCGTTGGCGGCCTCGAGCACCTCGCACTCCCTGCCCATCAAGTCCTTGAAGACGCTGCGGATGATGTCCTCGTCATCCACCACCAACATGCGGCGGCGCGAGGTGGCCGGAGCGGTGGGGGCGGGAGTCGAGGCGCGGACCGGAGGCGCAGAGGGAAGGGAGCCCGGGGCGGGGAAGAGGACGCGGAAGACGGTGGTGGGCGGCGGTTGATCCGGCAGCACCGAGGGCGGGACGAGCTCCAACCGCGCATGGTGCTCCTGCGCGATGCGCTTGCACACCGCGAGCCCCAGGCCGGTGCCGCGCTTGCTGCCCGTCACGTACGGCTCGAAGAGATGGCCGCGCACGGCCTCGGGGACTCCCGGACCCCAGTCCGCCACGTACATCACCGGCGACGTGCCCTCGCGCGTCAGCACCACCTTCACCCGGCCTGGCCCCGACACCGCGTCGCGCGCGTTGTTGAGGAGGTTGAGGGTGAGCTGCTCCAGCAGCCGGCCATTGCCCTGGATGCGGAAGTCCTCGGGCGCCTCCACCTGGAGCGTGACGCGGGAGGAGTCCGGGTTGAGTCCGAAGGAGCGCGCCGCCGCCTGCACGTGCGTCACCAACGACACGGGTTGTTGCGGCGCGGGGCGCTCGCTGGCCAGCCGGGTGAAGTCGGAGATGATCTGCTCCATCCGCTCCACCTGGGCCAGCATCTGCCTCAGCGGGCCGCGCATGCCGATCTCCTCGGAGAGGAGCTGGGTATAGGCCTTCACGCCCAACAGCGGCTGGCGCAACTCGTGGAGGACCTCGGCGGCGAGTTGGGTGGAGCCCGAGCTGGTGCGCTGCAGCTCCGCGGCGGCTGCCTTCGCCGCGGGC contains:
- the sinK gene encoding hybrid histidine protein kinase/response regulator SinK produces the protein MDIPAPLAHLLQALEAGDLPAAKAAAAELQRTSSGSTQLAAEVLHELRQPLLGVKAYTQLLSEEIGMRGPLRQMLAQVERMEQIISDFTRLASERPAPQQPVSLVTHVQAAARSFGLNPDSSRVTLQVEAPEDFRIQGNGRLLEQLTLNLLNNARDAVSGPGRVKVVLTREGTSPVMYVADWGPGVPEAVRGHLFEPYVTGSKRGTGLGLAVCKRIAQEHHARLELVPPSVLPDQPPPTTVFRVLFPAPGSLPSAPPVRASTPAPTAPATSRRRMLVVDDEDIIRSVFKDLMGRECEVLEAANAEEALAHLKRGPVDLLVTDKNLPGLSGLELAQRARQLDPGSRVILMTGYPSLVTAQQALELGLLDYLLKPFDDIREVRAKLREALAGATPTRRGLRPGSRRVDVLDDSPASARQLTEALSRLGLEARVLTTAPGEPAAEPPAAVVVSWDFSPAYGRQALELARKLGQGAPFVVLAEYLSQETMLEALRAGASGCLPREMEARELSHELSRILEQAPSP